ACCGCGGGTGAGATCTTCGCCGAACTGGACGAGGGTTAAGCCGTGACCCTCGGGTTCATCGGCCTGGGCAACATGGGCCTGCCCATGGCACGTCGCCTCGTCGAGGCGGGTCACGACGTCATCGCCTTCGACACGCGCAGCGATGCTGTCGCGCAACTCGGGGCACCGGCCGCGGCGTCGCCTCGGGACGTCGCCGACCGGGCCGAGACGGTGTTGGCCAGCCTGCCCACCCCGGCCGTCTCACTCGCGGTGGCGACGGGCGCCGAGGGGGTGATCAAAGGCTCCCGCGTCAAGCGTTACGTCGACCTGTCGACGGTGGGCAGCGCCACGGCCGCACAGATCCACGACCTGCTGGCGCAACGCGACATCGCCGCTCTGGACAGCCCGGTCAGCGGCGGGGTCGGCGGCGCGCAGCGCGGAACCCTGGCCCTCATGGTCTCCGGACCACGCACCGAATTCGACACCCTCGGTCCGGTGCTGGAAGTCCTGGGCCGCCCCCTCTACGTCGGCGACAAGCCGGGTTCCGCGCAGACCATGAAGCTGGCAAACAACATCCTGGCCGCGAACGTGCTCATCGCCACGGCTGAAGTCGTGGTGATGGGGGTCAAGGCCGGACTGGACCCCGCCGTGATGATCGAAGTACTCAACGCCGGATCTGGTGCGACCAGCGCCAGCCGCGACAAGTTCCCGCGGGCGATCCTGCCGCGCAGCTTCGACTACGGGTTCGCCACCGGACTGATGGTCAAAGATGTGCGCCTGTATCTCGAAGAGGCTCGAACGCTCGGCGTCCCACTCGAGCTTGCCGAGACGGTGAGCCGACTCTGGGAGGCGGCGGCGCAGTCCCAGGGGCCCGACTCCGACTTCACAAGCGTGATCAAGCCGTTCGAACGAGCCGCCGGCGTCACCGTCGGACCGGTGACCGACTGAGTTACATTTCAGGTAGAGAATGTTATTATCCGGATTTAAGAACAATACTCGCAATTAAAGCGTCAAATGCGCCGTTACCAGCACATATATGGCGGCGGCGGGAGGATGGTTCACGTGATCGAAAACGCGGACGGGACGCGCACGCCGCTCATCGACGCCAGCGTGCACATCTTCTTCCCCAGCAACAAAGACCTGCGCAGCTTCCTCCGCGAGCCCTTCAAGAGCCGCGGCTTCCCCGACTACGAGATGGACTGGTACGGCGCCCCGGGCAGCGAGTACGCGCCCAATACCGAGGGACCCGAGCGCGGCCGCACTTACCCCGGTTCCGATCCGGATTTCGTTGCTGACGAGCTCTTTTCAAAGCGCGGCGTGGACATCGCGATCCTGCACCCGATGGGACGCGGCATCATGCCGGACCGCCACCTGGGCACCGCACTGCACGCCGCCCACAACGAGATGATGGTGTCGCGCTGGCTCGAGCACGAGCAGCTTGGCGAACGGTTCCGCGGCACCATCCGGGTGAACCCGGACGACATCGCCGGTGCGCTGCGGGAAATCGAGAAATGGCGCGGACACCCGCGCGTGGTCCAGATCGGCATCCCGCTGCAGTCGCGAGAGCTCTACGGGAAGCCGCAGTTCTGGCCGCTGTGGGAAGCGGCGGCGGATGCGAATCTGCCGGTGGCCGTACATATCGAAGTCGGCTCCGGCGTCGCGTTCCCGCCGACACCGTCGGGAAACACGCGCACTTACGAGCAGTACGTCAGCTTCATGGCGCTGAACTACATCTATCACCTGATGAACATGATCGCCGAGGGCGTGTTCGAGCGCTTTCCCGGCGTGCGATTCGTCTGGGCCGACGGCGCCGCGGATTTCGTGACACCGTTCATCTGGCGGATGGACACGTTCGGGCGGCCGCACCTCGAGCAGACGCCGTGGGCGCCCCGGATCCCGAGCGACTATCTGCCCGGCCACGTGTATTTCATCCAGGGCGCCCTGGACGGGCCGGGTGACACCGATTTCGCCGGAGAGTGGTTCAGCTTCACCGGCAAGGACGACATGGTGATGTTCGGCTCGAGCTATCCGCACTGGCAGTGTGCTGATATCGGCAAGTTGCCCTCGGCGCTTTCCGACGCACAGCGCGAGAAGTTGTGTTGGCGCACCGCGGCCGATCTGTACGGCATAGACATCGCTGTCGGGTCGGGCGCACAGTAGAAGCGAGGGACGGAAAAGGAGATCGAGATGTCGTTGACCCATTCCCAGGAGCGGGCGCCGGCCGCCGAGCGCATAGCGGTCCGGTGCGTCGACTCGGATGTCCACCCGGCGCCCCGGCGCGGTGAGCTCGTTCAGTACATCCCCGAGCCTTGGCGCAGCCGCTATTTCCTCACCCGCAACGTCGGAGAACAGATCTACTACGACGCGCCCGACTATGCGCACAGCTACGCCATGCGGGTCGACACGTTCCCCTCCGACGGTGAATTCGCCTGCAGCGACCCGGATCTGGCCTTCAAGCAGCTGATCATGGAAGCGGGTTCCGACATCGCGATTCTGGAACCTGCCGCCTACCCCGCCAGGTTGCCCGAAGCCCAGCACGCGATGGCCTGCGCACTCAACGACTGGCAGGCCAATCACTGGCTGGACAGCCACAACAACTGGCACGAACGGTGGCGGGGTTCCATCTGCGTCGCGATCGAGGAGCCGGAGGAGGCCGTTCGCGAGATCGAGCGCTGGGCCGGGCATCCCTACATGGCACAGATCCTGATCAAGGCCGAGCCCCGACCGTCATGGGGTCATCCCAAGTACGACCCGATCTGGGCGGCCGCCAGCAAGCACGACATCACCGTGAGCTGTCACCTGTCCCGCAGCCATTTCGACGAGCTGCCGATTCCTCCCGTGGGATTGCCCAGTTACAACCACGATTTCATGGTGACCTACTCGCTCCTGGCCGCAAACCAGGTGATGAGCCTGGTCTTCGACGGGGTTTTCGACCGGTTCCCGAAGCTGCGCATCGTGTTCGTGGAGCACGCCTTCAGCTGGATCCTGCCCCTGATGTGGCGGATGGACTCAATCTACGAAGCACGCAAGTCGCGCGTCGAGATCAAGCGCAAGCCATCGGATTACGTCAAAGACCACATCAAGTTCACCACCCAGCCGCTGGACTATCCCGAGGACAAGACCGAACTGACCCGCGCCCTGGAATGGATGGAATGCGAGAAGATCCTGCTGTTCTCCTCGGATTACCCGCACTGGACCTTCGATGACCCGCGGTGGCTGGTCAAGCACCTGCCGAAGGCTGCGCGCGAAGCGGTGATGTTCAAGAACGGCATCGCGACCTACCACCTGCCGGAGACGGTCCCCGTCCTCGAGGGTCAGACCCGGGTGCACTGAGTTGGCCGACGACACCTCAACAAAACCCGCGCCCCGGCTCGCTCAGGGCCGCGAACACGTCGTCGCCACG
This genomic stretch from Mycobacterium paragordonae harbors:
- a CDS encoding NAD(P)-dependent oxidoreductase, giving the protein MTLGFIGLGNMGLPMARRLVEAGHDVIAFDTRSDAVAQLGAPAAASPRDVADRAETVLASLPTPAVSLAVATGAEGVIKGSRVKRYVDLSTVGSATAAQIHDLLAQRDIAALDSPVSGGVGGAQRGTLALMVSGPRTEFDTLGPVLEVLGRPLYVGDKPGSAQTMKLANNILAANVLIATAEVVVMGVKAGLDPAVMIEVLNAGSGATSASRDKFPRAILPRSFDYGFATGLMVKDVRLYLEEARTLGVPLELAETVSRLWEAAAQSQGPDSDFTSVIKPFERAAGVTVGPVTD
- a CDS encoding amidohydrolase family protein — encoded protein: MIENADGTRTPLIDASVHIFFPSNKDLRSFLREPFKSRGFPDYEMDWYGAPGSEYAPNTEGPERGRTYPGSDPDFVADELFSKRGVDIAILHPMGRGIMPDRHLGTALHAAHNEMMVSRWLEHEQLGERFRGTIRVNPDDIAGALREIEKWRGHPRVVQIGIPLQSRELYGKPQFWPLWEAAADANLPVAVHIEVGSGVAFPPTPSGNTRTYEQYVSFMALNYIYHLMNMIAEGVFERFPGVRFVWADGAADFVTPFIWRMDTFGRPHLEQTPWAPRIPSDYLPGHVYFIQGALDGPGDTDFAGEWFSFTGKDDMVMFGSSYPHWQCADIGKLPSALSDAQREKLCWRTAADLYGIDIAVGSGAQ
- a CDS encoding amidohydrolase family protein, coding for MSLTHSQERAPAAERIAVRCVDSDVHPAPRRGELVQYIPEPWRSRYFLTRNVGEQIYYDAPDYAHSYAMRVDTFPSDGEFACSDPDLAFKQLIMEAGSDIAILEPAAYPARLPEAQHAMACALNDWQANHWLDSHNNWHERWRGSICVAIEEPEEAVREIERWAGHPYMAQILIKAEPRPSWGHPKYDPIWAAASKHDITVSCHLSRSHFDELPIPPVGLPSYNHDFMVTYSLLAANQVMSLVFDGVFDRFPKLRIVFVEHAFSWILPLMWRMDSIYEARKSRVEIKRKPSDYVKDHIKFTTQPLDYPEDKTELTRALEWMECEKILLFSSDYPHWTFDDPRWLVKHLPKAAREAVMFKNGIATYHLPETVPVLEGQTRVH